From Magnetococcales bacterium, the proteins below share one genomic window:
- a CDS encoding NAD+ synthase, translated as MRSLIALAQINPHVGALEKNLDIMIRHARRAAEAGARLVVFPELALTGYPPEDLLHKPLFLDRLREVERRWHRALGELAIDGVYGSIRQGAHGLINAGVYVSGGREEGFAGKRWLPNFGVFDEQRYFEPYRTVRAFSFGGLPFGVTICEDLWRSGDPVASLAQTEASFLININASPYHIRKQREREQVAWHRIVESGLPVVYVNMVGGQDELVFDGGSFAMNRSGEVAVRASGFQEELTLLTVCREPGGRVWFEPGVVTEELEENAEIYRALTLGLGDYVAKNGFRSVVLGLSGGIDSALTAAIGVDALGAERVHALMMPSDYTSQASLEDATTIAQRLGIGLETVAIGPMFDAFRRQLAPVFAGLAEDTTEENLQSRIRGTLLMALANKKGGMVVTTGNKSEVSVGYATLYGDMAGGYSVLKDLLKERVYALSRWRNRWAEAKGALSPIPERVLERAPSAELRPDQKDEDSLPPYPVLDRILELYVEQEQGLEEIVARGIDPETAIRVMRLVDGNEYKRRQAAPGVRVTRRAFGKDRRYPITNGFRVS; from the coding sequence ATGCGATCCCTGATAGCCTTGGCCCAGATCAATCCCCATGTGGGAGCCTTGGAAAAAAATCTGGACATCATGATCCGTCATGCGCGCCGCGCCGCCGAGGCCGGGGCGCGTCTGGTGGTGTTTCCGGAACTGGCCCTGACCGGCTATCCTCCCGAGGATTTGTTGCACAAGCCTTTGTTTCTCGACCGTTTGCGGGAGGTGGAACGGCGGTGGCACCGGGCGTTGGGGGAACTGGCCATCGACGGGGTGTACGGGTCGATCCGGCAGGGTGCCCATGGATTGATCAACGCCGGGGTCTACGTCTCGGGGGGACGGGAGGAAGGTTTCGCGGGCAAGCGGTGGTTGCCCAACTTCGGGGTTTTCGACGAGCAACGTTATTTCGAGCCGTATCGCACGGTGCGGGCTTTTTCTTTTGGCGGTTTGCCGTTTGGCGTCACCATCTGCGAGGATCTGTGGCGTTCGGGGGATCCGGTGGCCAGTCTGGCTCAAACCGAAGCCTCCTTTTTGATCAATATCAACGCGTCGCCCTACCACATCCGCAAGCAGCGGGAACGGGAGCAGGTCGCTTGGCATCGGATCGTGGAAAGCGGTCTGCCGGTGGTGTATGTGAACATGGTGGGGGGACAGGATGAGCTGGTCTTCGATGGCGGATCCTTTGCCATGAACCGTTCCGGGGAGGTGGCGGTGCGGGCGTCCGGTTTCCAGGAGGAGCTGACGCTGTTGACCGTATGCCGGGAGCCGGGGGGGAGGGTATGGTTTGAGCCGGGGGTGGTGACAGAGGAGTTGGAGGAGAACGCGGAGATCTATCGGGCCTTGACGTTGGGGCTTGGGGATTATGTGGCCAAGAATGGATTCCGCTCCGTGGTGCTGGGGTTGTCCGGGGGGATCGATTCGGCCTTGACGGCGGCGATTGGTGTCGATGCGCTGGGGGCCGAACGGGTCCACGCCTTGATGATGCCCTCCGATTATACCTCGCAGGCCAGTCTGGAGGATGCCACCACGATTGCCCAACGGTTGGGAATCGGGTTGGAAACCGTGGCCATCGGGCCGATGTTCGATGCCTTTCGGCGGCAGTTGGCCCCGGTGTTCGCCGGACTGGCGGAAGACACCACCGAAGAGAATCTCCAGTCCCGCATTCGCGGCACCCTGCTGATGGCTTTGGCCAACAAGAAGGGGGGCATGGTGGTGACCACGGGCAACAAAAGCGAGGTGAGCGTGGGATATGCCACCTTGTATGGCGACATGGCCGGGGGGTATTCGGTGCTCAAGGATCTGCTCAAGGAGCGGGTTTACGCCCTCAGCCGGTGGCGCAACCGTTGGGCCGAGGCCAAAGGGGCGTTATCCCCCATTCCGGAGCGGGTGCTGGAGCGGGCCCCTTCGGCGGAGTTGCGCCCGGATCAAAAAGACGAGGACTCCTTGCCGCCTTATCCGGTTTTGGACCGGATTTTGGAACTGTACGTGGAACAGGAGCAGGGACTGGAGGAGATCGTGGCCCGTGGCATCGATCCGGAGACGGCCATCCGGGTGATGCGTCTGGTGGATGGCAACGAGTACAAACGGCGCCAGGCCGCCCCCGGTGTGCGGGTGACCCGTCGCGCTTTCGGCAAGGATCGGCGTTATCCCATCACCAATGGATTCCGGGTCTCATGA
- the ligA gene encoding NAD-dependent DNA ligase LigA — protein MTSRRSDPIAAPDPAVHPDPVACPDSAARLAELRAILAEHNHRYHVLDAPIITDEAYDALFRELEALERDHPEWITPDSPTQRVGGAPVEGLAKVFHRVPMLSIVMDADVGEFHRRVSEGLNATVIDYAAEPKIDGVAVSLLYRDGALMWVATRGDGREGEDVTAQARTIASLPLRLRGSGHPRSLEVRGEVFMTLEAFAGFNAAALERGEKVFANPRNAAAGSLRQLDPRITAKRPLKLYCHGMGEVVDGGEDWPACHDQLMARFRSWGLPTCPDAQVVRGVEGCREYYRHLESRRDQLAYEIDGMVFKVNDLAWRERLGFVARAPRWASACKFPSREALTVVEAIDVQVGRTGALTPVARLEPVGVGGVTVTNATLHNFEELARKDVRVGDTVRVRRAGDVIPEVVEVVLARRPEEAVPVPWPSRCPVCGGEVARSEGEVVVRCVEGFSCPAQLKEVVRHFASRRAMNIDGLGEKLVDLLLTQGLIVNVADLYRLHTMRERLASLERMGEKSADNLLAAIEASRGRDLSRFLFALGVREVGEATAASLARHFGGIEAIMAASETELQGAADVGPVAAGRVWHFFRESGNKALVERLLAEPDTAWSRAVVADRAQGHPLSGATVVLTGTLATWSRQEAKARLEGLGAKVSGSLSKRTRYLIAGEAPGSKLAQARELGVEILDEAALLALVNGNPPA, from the coding sequence ATGACTTCACGCCGCTCCGACCCGATTGCCGCCCCGGATCCCGCCGTTCACCCGGATCCGGTTGCCTGCCCGGATTCCGCCGCCCGTCTGGCTGAATTGCGGGCGATCCTCGCCGAACACAATCACCGCTACCACGTTTTGGACGCCCCCATCATCACGGACGAGGCGTATGATGCCTTGTTCCGGGAACTCGAAGCCCTGGAAAGAGACCATCCGGAGTGGATCACTCCGGACTCTCCCACCCAGCGGGTGGGGGGAGCGCCGGTGGAGGGATTGGCCAAGGTTTTTCATCGGGTGCCCATGTTGTCCATTGTCATGGATGCGGATGTGGGGGAGTTTCACCGCCGGGTGAGCGAAGGGCTGAATGCAACCGTCATCGACTATGCCGCCGAACCCAAGATCGACGGGGTGGCGGTGAGCCTGTTGTACCGGGATGGGGCGTTGATGTGGGTGGCGACGCGGGGGGATGGACGGGAAGGAGAGGATGTGACCGCCCAGGCCCGCACCATCGCCTCGTTGCCGTTGCGTCTGCGGGGCAGCGGACATCCCCGCAGTCTGGAGGTGCGCGGCGAGGTGTTCATGACCCTGGAGGCGTTTGCCGGGTTCAACGCCGCCGCCTTGGAGCGGGGAGAGAAAGTGTTCGCCAATCCCCGCAATGCCGCCGCCGGCAGCTTGCGCCAGTTGGATCCCCGCATCACCGCCAAACGTCCGCTGAAACTGTACTGTCATGGAATGGGCGAGGTGGTGGACGGGGGGGAGGACTGGCCCGCCTGTCACGATCAACTGATGGCCCGTTTCCGGTCGTGGGGTCTGCCCACCTGTCCCGATGCCCAGGTGGTGCGGGGGGTGGAGGGGTGTCGGGAGTATTACCGCCATCTGGAGTCCAGGCGCGATCAACTGGCCTACGAGATCGACGGCATGGTTTTCAAGGTGAACGATCTGGCTTGGCGGGAGCGGCTCGGTTTTGTGGCCCGGGCGCCCCGTTGGGCGTCGGCGTGCAAGTTTCCCTCCCGTGAAGCGTTGACCGTGGTGGAGGCCATCGACGTGCAGGTGGGCCGTACCGGTGCCTTGACGCCCGTGGCGCGTCTGGAACCGGTGGGGGTGGGGGGCGTGACCGTGACCAACGCCACGCTGCACAATTTCGAGGAGTTGGCCCGCAAGGATGTCCGGGTGGGGGATACGGTGCGGGTGCGCCGGGCCGGAGATGTGATTCCGGAGGTGGTGGAGGTGGTGTTGGCGCGCCGTCCGGAAGAGGCGGTGCCGGTTCCCTGGCCCAGCCGTTGTCCGGTGTGCGGCGGGGAGGTGGCCCGATCCGAAGGGGAGGTGGTGGTGCGTTGTGTGGAGGGGTTTTCCTGTCCGGCCCAGTTGAAGGAGGTGGTGCGTCATTTCGCCTCGCGTCGCGCCATGAACATCGACGGACTGGGGGAAAAACTGGTGGATCTGCTCCTGACCCAGGGGTTGATCGTGAATGTGGCGGATTTGTACCGTCTGCACACCATGCGGGAGCGTCTCGCCTCTTTGGAGCGCATGGGGGAGAAATCGGCGGACAATCTGTTGGCGGCCATCGAGGCGAGCCGGGGGCGGGATTTGTCCCGGTTTTTGTTCGCCTTGGGGGTGCGGGAGGTGGGAGAGGCCACGGCGGCCAGTCTGGCCCGTCATTTCGGAGGGATCGAGGCGATCATGGCGGCCAGCGAGACGGAGCTGCAAGGAGCCGCCGACGTGGGACCGGTGGCGGCGGGCCGGGTGTGGCATTTTTTTCGCGAGTCTGGCAACAAGGCGTTGGTGGAGCGCCTGCTGGCGGAACCGGATACCGCCTGGAGTCGTGCGGTGGTGGCGGATCGGGCACAGGGACATCCGCTTTCCGGGGCCACGGTGGTGCTGACCGGCACCCTCGCCACCTGGAGCCGGCAGGAGGCCAAGGCCCGCCTGGAAGGGTTGGGGGCCAAGGTTTCCGGGAGTCTGTCCAAACGGACCCGTTATTTGATCGCGGGGGAGGCTCCCGGCTCCAAGCTGGCCCAGGCCCGGGAGCTGGGGGTGGAGATTCTGGATGAAGCGGCGTTGCTCGCTTTGGTGAATGGCAATCCACCCGCTTGA
- a CDS encoding EAL domain-containing protein, translated as MLNHPPVSLNDPMHTPTDPHCVRYQDQVLSSAFQPIYSLAHRRVVGHEALLRVKDAQGASVPPLSVFSEEHHPLELLTVDRLTRSLHMRNFVAQSPKQMGWLFLNFNPQVISTGNSDHFNFTRELFRLYDLAPDRVVVEILEHRINDEQMILDAVDFYRGLGCLIAVDDFGAGQSNFDRVWNLDADIVKLDRSLVVQAAINPRALPFLASITTMLHQAGKLVLLEGIETEDHARIALNADVDFVQGFYFARPSPFLSDTAAISEKIEKVSCALLHQETEEGERQTREISGYVNRFREVLSNFDLKSRGSQNYKAFMFVDYLRNPGVLRWFELDENGIQVGRNINKASLETTLDDFFSPLGDARGADWSRRDYFRRAMRYFGKVQVTGPYFSLPDAHTCVTLSIALRRNDGVVRVYCSDLVWHGPARPELITNTCASDG; from the coding sequence ATGTTGAACCACCCACCCGTCTCCCTCAATGATCCCATGCACACCCCGACCGATCCCCATTGTGTCCGCTATCAGGACCAGGTGTTGAGCAGTGCCTTTCAACCCATCTACAGTCTGGCCCATCGGCGGGTGGTGGGACATGAAGCCTTGTTGCGGGTGAAGGATGCCCAGGGTGCCTCGGTTCCGCCGTTGAGCGTCTTCAGCGAAGAGCATCACCCCCTGGAGTTGCTCACCGTGGACCGGTTGACCCGCAGTCTGCACATGCGCAATTTTGTCGCCCAGTCTCCCAAACAGATGGGATGGTTGTTTCTCAATTTCAATCCCCAGGTGATCAGCACCGGCAATTCGGACCATTTCAATTTCACCCGGGAGTTGTTCCGGCTGTATGATCTGGCGCCGGACCGGGTGGTGGTGGAGATTCTGGAGCATCGCATCAACGACGAACAGATGATCCTGGACGCGGTGGATTTTTATCGCGGGTTGGGATGCCTGATTGCCGTGGATGATTTCGGAGCGGGTCAATCCAATTTCGACCGGGTGTGGAATCTGGATGCGGATATCGTCAAACTGGATCGTTCCCTGGTGGTGCAGGCGGCCATCAATCCCCGGGCGTTGCCGTTTTTGGCGAGTATCACCACCATGCTGCATCAGGCAGGAAAACTGGTGTTGCTGGAAGGCATCGAAACCGAAGATCATGCCCGGATCGCCTTGAATGCGGATGTGGATTTTGTGCAGGGGTTCTATTTTGCCCGACCGTCGCCGTTTTTGTCGGATACGGCGGCGATTTCGGAAAAGATCGAAAAGGTTTCCTGCGCTTTGTTGCATCAGGAGACCGAGGAGGGGGAGCGTCAAACCCGGGAGATCAGCGGGTATGTGAACCGGTTCCGGGAGGTGTTGAGCAACTTTGATCTCAAGAGCAGGGGGTCTCAGAACTACAAGGCGTTCATGTTTGTGGACTATCTGCGCAATCCCGGTGTGTTGCGCTGGTTCGAGTTGGACGAAAATGGCATCCAGGTGGGGCGCAACATCAATAAGGCCTCTTTGGAGACCACGTTGGATGACTTTTTTTCTCCGTTGGGGGATGCCAGGGGGGCGGACTGGTCGCGACGGGATTATTTCCGGCGGGCCATGCGTTATTTCGGAAAGGTGCAGGTGACGGGGCCCTATTTCTCTCTACCCGATGCCCACACTTGTGTTACCCTGTCGATCGCGTTGCGACGCAATGACGGGGTGGTGCGGGTCTATTGCAGCGATCTGGTCTGGCATGGTCCGGCCCGCCCCGAACTGATCACCAATACCTGTGCCTCCGACGGCTGA
- a CDS encoding DegT/DnrJ/EryC1/StrS family aminotransferase: MPTPILLSRPDLSCDDARVFLDQLARAPFRDVEALRRWEGIWESLWQRRAVAFADHGEALRLLGESLGWRAGDVLVVDPLLDPAWREAVRGCWWHEAVRDVDPGSGRAMGAPFVPVAGGVVRGEVIRHAFGSPVTLPAGEAGRWVVEEISSVVRPLPGVGRGAVQLVDLSGSGMLPVGAGCVLLSTDGELVTALAHRRRHPPSAAACALGCALLESLPGRLARRRELVGRYRALLRMAGRGSLPMDPPGGREWAVFFLMMGEEANRAGLSDFLQRAGIGCGSPVWFRPAAESRQALPGLQRFLEHALALPLYAALSDSECKRIVNRIHRWVERQSAIVSV, translated from the coding sequence TTGCCCACGCCGATTCTTCTTTCCCGTCCGGATCTCTCCTGCGACGACGCCCGTGTTTTTCTGGATCAGCTTGCCCGCGCCCCCTTCCGGGATGTCGAGGCGTTGCGACGCTGGGAAGGGATATGGGAATCCTTGTGGCAGCGGCGCGCCGTGGCTTTCGCCGATCATGGCGAGGCGTTGCGTCTGCTGGGGGAGTCGCTTGGCTGGCGGGCCGGTGATGTGCTGGTGGTGGATCCGTTGTTGGATCCGGCCTGGCGGGAGGCGGTGCGGGGGTGCTGGTGGCATGAGGCGGTGCGGGATGTGGATCCGGGCAGCGGTCGGGCCATGGGGGCGCCGTTTGTACCTGTGGCGGGAGGCGTGGTGCGGGGAGAGGTGATCCGGCATGCGTTTGGGTCTCCTGTGACCCTGCCTGCCGGGGAGGCGGGGAGATGGGTGGTGGAGGAGATTTCTTCGGTGGTGCGGCCATTGCCGGGGGTGGGTCGGGGGGCGGTGCAACTGGTGGATCTGTCCGGTTCCGGAATGTTGCCGGTGGGGGCGGGGTGTGTGCTGCTGTCCACGGATGGGGAACTGGTGACCGCTTTGGCCCACAGGCGACGCCATCCCCCGAGTGCTGCCGCCTGCGCCCTGGGGTGCGCCTTACTGGAGTCTCTTCCCGGGCGCTTGGCGCGGCGTCGGGAGTTGGTCGGGCGTTATCGCGCCTTGTTGCGGATGGCGGGCAGGGGAAGTTTGCCGATGGATCCCCCGGGAGGCCGGGAGTGGGCGGTGTTTTTCCTGATGATGGGAGAGGAGGCAAACCGCGCCGGTCTGTCGGATTTTCTGCAACGGGCCGGCATCGGCTGTGGTTCGCCGGTGTGGTTTCGTCCGGCTGCGGAGTCCCGACAGGCGCTGCCGGGACTGCAACGGTTCTTGGAGCATGCCCTGGCTCTGCCTCTGTATGCGGCGTTGTCCGATTCCGAGTGCAAGCGGATTGTCAATCGGATCCATCGTTGGGTGGAACGTCAGTCGGCAATCGTTTCGGTATGA